The region ATCTCGCCGATGATCTGGGGCGAATGGGCGGTGGCAAAAAATTGAACCCGGGGAAACGTGCGGCGTAAATCACCGACGACCCGGCGCTGCCAGCGGGGATGGAGGTGGAGATCCAAATCATCAATCAGCACCACGCCCGGCGTCTCTACCAGCGCCGCCTCGCCCAGATGCGGGTTCAGGCGGGCGATTTTCTGGGCCAGATCGGCGACCAGGGCAACCATCACCCGCTGTCCGTCACTGAGTTGGGCCAAGGGAAGGGCGCCGCTCTCCTCGCACACCACAATCACCTCGCCGCGCTCCGCGTCGAAATACAGATCCTGTCCTCCCTCCAGGCAGGCCAGAATGGCTTGCTTAACCGCGACGAACAGCGCCGTGTCCTGGCGTTGTTGAAAACTGATCCACGACTGCCGTGCGATCCATTTTTCGAGCTGAAGAATGGAAATCCTGGGATCAACGCTGTCGCGGTAGCCCTCTAGTCGCGAGAGACCGTGTTGCTGAGGCAAGGTCTCGGGGAGCTTGATGATGTTCTTTTTTTGGGAGGGACGAGGTTCTTTCCAAAGGCGCTGGGTGCCGTAATAGGAGATGACGGGGAGAACGATTTCCTTTCCGGCCAGGACGTCATTGCCTGCTTCAAAAGCATGGCTCTTGATGAGTTTTGCTCCCCTGACCGTGGCTCTTCCTGTTCTTGATGCGAGAGCGCAAGACCACTCCACTGGGAAGCGGGAAACATCGCCAAGCGCAATGACCTCCACGGGGAAGCACGCCTCAAAATGGATACCGCCTGGATGCTTGCAGGCCACCAGTCGCACGTCTTCTTGCTGGATGTGCCGACTGTCATACCCTCTCAGTCCCAGGAACCAACTGCTGGCTGCCACGCTGAGGGCTTCAAGAAGGGAAGTCTTTCCCGACCCATTGTCACCGATGAACAAATTGAAAGAAGGATCAAAGGAAAAATTAATTTCCTCAAACATGCGATAATTTTTTAACCGAAGTTGATCAATTCGCATGCTCGCCTCCTCGTGCGTTCCGGTTCTTAAAGGGCGGGCCGGACTCCCAGGAATCGAGGGGTCTGGGGAGGCCCCGCCTCCCCAGCCTTCCTTTTTCTACCCGGCCCCCACCCCCAAGCGCCGACGCCACAGCGCCCGGCGGGCCGTTTCGGCGCCGGCGACCACACCCCGACTGGCCCGCCACCAGAAACGCTCGGCCTCGGGATAAGGGGCTGTCTCGGGCTCGGCCTCTGGCGCAAGCTCCCCCAACACCGGCTCGGCGAGGGCCGAGACCGCAAGGCCGGTGGCCCAGGGCCGCAACAAGGTGTCGTCGAAGGGCCGGACCAGCCAAGGCGTCAGGGCGAGAAAACGCAGGGCGGCCCGGCGGGTGAGGGCATAGCCGGGCAGGGGGCCCGATGGCAGGGGATCAAGCGGCCACGGCAGGCCGGGACCCGGGGTGTGCAGCAGCACCACGTCTAGAGTTGCGGCCTGGGCGTCGAGAGTGCTCAGGGCCGCAGCGAGGCCGGGCAGGCAGGCGGCGCGGCTGTCGAGGATCAGGCCGACCGGGGTGTCGGTCATGGCCAGGGTAATGAGGGCGCGGCGCTGGGCGTGCCAGCGGGCGAGGGCGGTGGCACCAAGCGGCGCGGCGGCGAGCCAGCGCCGGGTGGCGTGCAAGAGCAGCGGGTCGGCTAACTCCCCCCCCGCGGAGAGATCCAGCGGCCAAGAAGGGGGCACGGTTCAAGCAGGGAACCGTTTGGGAGCAAGAAAGCTCTTATAGGTTTTGGCGAAGGCACAAGGGCCCCGAGGGCCCCCCGTTTGCTTTGGCATGAGGGGTCTGGGGAGGCGAGCCTCCCCAGCCTTGGTTTCTTTGAAAGACTGGGGGAGGCGTGACCCAATGGCCGGCGTGCTGTTGGCGCCCAGGCGCTATGTCCAAGGCGATGGAGCGGTTCATCGCATCGGCACCCATGCGGCCCGGCTCGGGCGGCGGGCTCTGCTGATCGGTGGGACCCGGGCGCTGGCCGCCTGCGCCAGCGCGATCTCGGCCTCGCTGGGCGCGGCCGGGCTCACGGTGCACACCGAACCGTTCGGCGGGGAATGCTGCGATCGCGAAATCGACCGGCTGGCGGCGGTGGCGCGCGACCAAGGCGCCGATCTGGTGATCGCCGCCGGCGGCGGCAAGGCCATCGACACCGGCAAGGCCGTCGCCCTGGCCCGGGGCCTGCCCATCGTCGTGTTCCCCACCATTGCCGCAACCGATGCCCCTTGTTCGACCGTCATCGTGGTCTATACCGAAGACGGGAGGTTCGATCGCTATGTCCAACTGCCGCACAATCCCGATTGCGTGCTGGTCGATACCGGCCTGATCGCCCGCGCCCCGGTGCGCACCCTGGTCGCCGGCATGGGCGACGCCCTTTCGACCTACTGGGAGGCCGACACCTGTGCCCGCAGCGGCCGGCCCAACCCACTGACCGGGGGCGACGCCCCGCTGCGCACCGCCCTCGCCCTGGCGCGTCTGTGCTACGACACCTTGCTGGAATACGGGGTTCAGGCCAAGCGGGCCGCCGAGACCGGCGGCGTGACCCCGGCTCTGGAAGCCATCGTCGAGGCCAACACCCTCCTGAGTGGTCTGGGCTTCGAGAGTGCTGGCCTTGCCGGCGCCCACGCCATCCACAACGGCCTGACCCGCCTCTCCGCCTGCCATGACCGCCTGCACGGCGAGAAAGTAGCGTTCGGCACCTTGGTCCAGCTGGTGCTGGAAGGCCGCCCCGATACCCAGGTTCGCGAGGTTTTAGCCTTCTGCCGCTCGGTCGGCCTCCCCATCTGCCTCGCCGACCTCGGTCTTGCCCAAGCCACCCGCGCCGACATCCGCACCGTCGCCGAAGCCGCCACCGCGCCCGGCGAGTCTAGTCACGCCGCGTGGTTCACTGTTACGCCTGAGCGGGTTGAGGCTGCGATTTGGGCGGCCGATGCTGTGGCGAGGGAGGGGTGAGGGGAAGAGTAAAAGGTTAAGGCTGGGGAGGCGCGGCCTCCCCAGCCTTTATGCAGGCGCAGCATCTGCGCGATTTTATCCGCAATTCCCGTTTTGCGGGATTGGTTGTTGTTCTCACCATGCCGCCTCTGTAGACTGTTGAAGTCGATGTGGGAGAGGCGTGATGTCGGCCAATGAGGCTTTCAGCCGGGTCAAGATTGATGCTCAGTTGAAGGATGTCGGCTGGAGGCTGTCAGACGGGAAGAGCGTCCGATACGAGTATGTCCTGCCCGACAGAACCAAGGCCGACTATGTGCTGTGTAACCGGCACGGTCATTCCCTGGCTGTCGTTGAGGCCAAGAAGGCGTCCATCAATCCCGTGGAGGCCGAGGGGCAAGCCCTGGCTTATGCCCGGCACCTTGGCGTCCCG is a window of Pararhodospirillum photometricum DSM 122 DNA encoding:
- a CDS encoding AAA family ATPase, which gives rise to MRIDQLRLKNYRMFEEINFSFDPSFNLFIGDNGSGKTSLLEALSVAASSWFLGLRGYDSRHIQQEDVRLVACKHPGGIHFEACFPVEVIALGDVSRFPVEWSCALASRTGRATVRGAKLIKSHAFEAGNDVLAGKEIVLPVISYYGTQRLWKEPRPSQKKNIIKLPETLPQQHGLSRLEGYRDSVDPRISILQLEKWIARQSWISFQQRQDTALFVAVKQAILACLEGGQDLYFDAERGEVIVVCEESGALPLAQLSDGQRVMVALVADLAQKIARLNPHLGEAALVETPGVVLIDDLDLHLHPRWQRRVVGDLRRTFPRVQFFATAHSPQIIGEIEPRHVIALDRRSLQSSETLEHESGWILRPVMEASEPPLDLRDSLEDLERLLKAGDLVAAKECLERLRDGYGPNRP
- a CDS encoding glycerol dehydrogenase, giving the protein MAGVLLAPRRYVQGDGAVHRIGTHAARLGRRALLIGGTRALAACASAISASLGAAGLTVHTEPFGGECCDREIDRLAAVARDQGADLVIAAGGGKAIDTGKAVALARGLPIVVFPTIAATDAPCSTVIVVYTEDGRFDRYVQLPHNPDCVLVDTGLIARAPVRTLVAGMGDALSTYWEADTCARSGRPNPLTGGDAPLRTALALARLCYDTLLEYGVQAKRAAETGGVTPALEAIVEANTLLSGLGFESAGLAGAHAIHNGLTRLSACHDRLHGEKVAFGTLVQLVLEGRPDTQVREVLAFCRSVGLPICLADLGLAQATRADIRTVAEAATAPGESSHAAWFTVTPERVEAAIWAADAVAREG